From Streptomyces sp. HUAS MG91, the proteins below share one genomic window:
- a CDS encoding alanine racemase: protein MALTLYVDTARWRAHHKHVLEQFPGLVPVCKGNGYGFGHERLAEEATRLGSDILAVGTTYEAARIKDWFSGDLLVLTPFRRGEEPVPLPDRVIRSVSSVDGVHGLVGARVVIEVMSSMKRHGVTEQDLPQLAHAIQDVRLEGFAIHLPLDRTDGSDAVEEVIGWMDRLRAARLPLHTMFVSHLKAEELARLQQQFPQTRFRARIGTRLWLGDHDATEYRGAVLDVTRVAKGDRFGYRQQKAASDGWLVVVAGGTSHGVGLEAPKALHGVMPRAKGVARAGLATVNRNLAPYVWSGKQRWFAEPPHMQVSILFVPSDAAEPKVGEELVAHLRHTTTQFDRIVDR from the coding sequence ATGGCGCTCACGCTCTACGTCGACACCGCGCGCTGGCGGGCACACCACAAGCACGTGCTCGAGCAGTTTCCGGGGCTCGTCCCCGTCTGCAAGGGCAACGGCTACGGCTTCGGCCACGAACGGCTGGCGGAGGAGGCCACGCGCCTCGGCTCCGACATCCTCGCCGTGGGGACCACCTACGAGGCCGCCCGGATAAAGGACTGGTTCAGCGGTGACCTGTTGGTCCTGACCCCGTTCCGGCGCGGCGAGGAACCGGTTCCGCTGCCCGACCGTGTGATCCGCTCCGTCTCCTCCGTCGACGGTGTGCACGGCCTGGTCGGCGCCCGCGTCGTCATCGAGGTCATGTCCTCGATGAAGCGGCACGGGGTGACCGAGCAGGATCTGCCCCAGCTCGCCCACGCCATCCAGGACGTACGCCTGGAGGGCTTCGCGATCCACCTGCCGCTGGACCGCACCGACGGCTCGGACGCCGTCGAGGAGGTCATCGGCTGGATGGACCGGCTGCGCGCGGCACGGCTGCCGCTGCACACCATGTTCGTCAGCCACCTCAAGGCCGAGGAACTGGCCCGTCTCCAGCAGCAGTTCCCGCAGACCCGCTTCCGCGCGCGCATCGGTACGCGGCTGTGGCTGGGCGACCACGACGCGACCGAGTACCGCGGCGCCGTCCTCGACGTCACCCGCGTCGCCAAGGGCGACCGGTTCGGCTATCGCCAGCAGAAGGCGGCCTCCGACGGCTGGCTGGTGGTCGTGGCGGGCGGCACCTCGCACGGTGTGGGTCTGGAGGCCCCGAAGGCGCTGCACGGCGTCATGCCGCGCGCCAAGGGCGTCGCCCGGGCCGGCCTGGCGACGGTGAACCGGAACCTCGCGCCGTACGTCTGGTCGGGCAAGCAGCGCTGGTTCGCCGAGCCGCCGCACATGCAGGTGTCGATCCTGTTCGTGCCGTCGGACGCCGCCGAGCCGAAGGTCGGCGAGGAGCTGGTGGCCCACCTGCGGCACACCACCACGCAGTTCGACCGGATCGTGGACCGCTGA